A window of the Aspergillus flavus chromosome 6, complete sequence genome harbors these coding sequences:
- a CDS encoding uncharacterized protein (of unknown function-domain containing protein) has translation MRQWKDLIGMPHRDRAPGWRPATLRGIYLGSLAGLMLTMLITIGGIYLGSAARGGLAIFSSTEDIATAQQVAYTFVPMVMGVIIGVMWSFTEYDALRLEPYFLLSNPKGASADVLLLNYVFGHFTTTPFRAARNRHWVAFCVSILSISLQLILPAVLGNLVSAEVVSLHFPQTLKTWPRFINLDTHAYWTFHNIANQALSINLAHSTNDVIGSRRYAMPPVQTYWNSGSEEDMWRLNQSVYWADVSCAYIDGDGLLAELSRIEGDHEALPVSELLLSDQGGTRLANVAGAFDTCTARSDQEEDMDIPQIQYWKLLQWNENPKFCGQFDLVGVAVHANQVVDAQHGSNKSSDQFSPFGCSVDYMTAEAEVTLYANGSVALVDVQSDAATNLSETGFDTVMFSSSLLRMAVATNHMDDQYGMLSQGDVWSEVDAAISQSFVPLMSRTFDLRQTVHVKSIRIVQRVALLVQKSSVLVSATILTFGVVLVATLLYLYPRRPNFLSGNPASIASMCCIATDVIDATSLEKLSQMELEVLSTRQLRCFLRKGSCSWRETTQGQRLAISFPDNATPRSQKKPRRRADPPPPFLMIPIFILEISAFLAALGGMLIIISKSFQYGYFPPLTDVKADDPRIIWMLLPPASAALIRGLYISVYQNFTILEPWFILQKGNATARSSFLLDYGSQSPFAVALRCFNRRYLLLGLVSLTCILNTILTILASALFALEYTPMATGNIVQSEYDHQSYNVGNHTSILSEADLFQSSIYTGISILPWTTTAHSLLPVQSNMTEDQWATSPLVGIGASLTCQPLSVANSHSEDILSGPTYWQYSPSGHPNTTCRISAQESALSGSKATFNVDFIAPTESDQKHPLCRRPGILVVARSNEAGLAEVPPENIAALYCESSATIQTFLATFDLRGYVEIYDTMNGTAITEGPMLANVTASLANYNRAFANPLQANITQYPAKDRHKILQNWFGLLAAHVYKQKNTSDSTTIDIDLLIEAATLVYQTVFATDLTLHRDFHFNRLSTPVSVPDATIFDTFMSFIPVRPAFIVVFLIIAFDTFVLMYVFITRKRRFDFPRSPRSIGSMLPWIAKSKMLDDFRDTSSWSASERAAHLMKLNKRYALIRTDLGDGKGTYALDEEPSVVGECDVRDIPAKDPVVQSTPVHSDRS, from the exons ATGCGACAATGGAAGGATCTTATCGGGATGCCACACAGGGATCGAGCGCCGGGATGGCGTCCTGCTACGCTTCGTGGCATTTACTTGGGCTCGCTGGCCGGGCTCATGTTAACAATGTTGATCACGATAGGAGGAATCTACCTGGGTAGTGCAGCGAGAGGCGGACTCGCGATCTTTAGCTCGACCGAAGACATAGCTACGGCACAACAAGTGGCATATACCTTCGTGCCCATGGTGATGGGTGTTATAATCGGTGTCATGTGGTCCTTCACTGAGTATGATGCTCTTCGACTTGAGCCGTACTTCCTACTCTCAAACCCCAAAGGCGCTTCAGCTGATGTACTGCTTCTCAACTATGTTTTCGGCCATTTCACCACTACTCCATTTAGGGCAGCCCGCAACCGACATTGGGTCGCGTTCTGTGTGTCGATTCTGAGTATTTCATTGCAGTTGATACTCCCAGCAGTCCTGGGTAACCTTGTCAGCGCAGAGGTAGTCTCTTTGCATTTCCCGCAAACGCTAAAAACTTGGCCCAGGTTTATCAATCTAGATACGCATGCATACTGGACATTTCATAATATCGCGAATCAAGCACTCTCTATCAACCTTGCCCATTCGACTAACGATGTAATTGGGTCCAGAAGATATGCGATGCCCCCCGTTCAGACATATTGGAATAGTGGATCTGAGGAGGACATGTGGAGGCTGAACCAATCAGTATATTGGGCAGATGTATCGTGTGCTTACATCGACGGCGATGGTTTACTTGCGGAGCTGTCACGTATAGAGGGGGATCATGAAGCACTGCCTGTATCTGAGCTTCTCCTGTCAGATCAAGGCGGTACTCGACTAGCAAATGTTGCGGGGGCTTTCGACACTTGTACCGCGCGGTCCGATCAAGAGGAAGACATGGACATTCCTCAAATACAGTATTGGAAGCTGTTGCAATGGAATGAAAACCCAAAGTTCTGTGGACAATTCGACCTCGTCGGGGTTGCAGTGCATGCGAATCAAGTGGTAGACGCTCAGCATGGTTCGAACAAGTCTTCAGACCAATTCAGTCCATTTGGGTGCAGCGTCGATTATATGACGGCTGAGGCAGAGGTCACATTATATGCGAATGGCTCGGTCGCTTTGGTCGATGTTCAATCGGATGCAGCCACAAATCTGTCAGAGACTGGCTTTGATACAGTAATGTTTAGCAGCTCACTGCTGCGCATGGCAGTCGCTACCAATCATATGGATGACCAGTACGGGATGCTGTCCCAAGGTGATGTATGGTCTGAAGTTGATGCAGCTATCAGTCAGTCCTTCGTCCCTCTAATGAGCCGTACCTTTGACCTTCGGCAAACTGTTCATGTCAAGAGTATCCGTATTGTTCAGCGGGTCGCATTACTTGTCCAAAAGAGTAGTGTCCTTGTATCGGCAACGATCCTAACGTTTGGAGTGGTACTTGTTGCGACCCTCCTCTATCTGTACCCACGTCGTCCGAACTTTCTGAGCGGCAACCCTGCGTCGATTGCATCAATGTGTTGCATAGCTACAGATGTCATCGATGCTACAAGCCTGGAGAAGCTGTCCCAGATGGAACTTGAAGTTTTATCGACCCGGCAGCTTCGATGCTTCCTGCGCAAGGGCAGCTGTAGCTGGAGGGAAACTACTCAAGGACAGCGTCTGGCTATCTCCTTTCCTGATA ACGCCACTCCTCGAAGCCAAAAGAAGCCTCGGCGAAGGGCCGACCCTCCGCCCCCTTTCCTCATGATCCCTATCTTTATCCTGGAAATCTCAGCCTTTCTTGCCGCACTAGGAGGCATGCTCATTATCATTTCGAAGTCCTTCCAGTACGGATACTTCCCACCTTTGACTGATGTTAAAGCGGACGACCCAAGAATTATATGGATGTTGCTCCCTCCCGCCAGCGCTGCTCTCATACGGGGATTGTATATATCAGTTTACCAGAACTTCACTATTTTGGAGCCTTGGTTCATACTTCAAAAGGGCAACGCAACTGCTCGGTCCTCCTTTCTGCTAGACTATGGGTCCCAGAGCCCATTTGCCGTGGCGCTAAGGTGTTTCAATCGTCGTTATCTACTCCTTGGTCTTGTATCTTTGACGTGTATTCTCAACACGATTCTGACTATCCTTGCAAGCGCTCTATTCGCCCTGGAGTACACTCCGATGGCTACCGGCAACATTGTCCAATCGGAATATGACCATCAATCCTACAATGTCGGCAATCACACTTCGATCTTGTCCGAGGCCGATCTTTTCCAGAGTAGCATCTACACTGGCATATCTATACTTCCCTGGACTACTACAGCTCACTCCTTGCTTCCCGTGCAGTCGAACATGACTGAAGACCAATGGGCTACCAGTCCGTTAGTCGGCATCGGCGCCAGCCTAACATGTCAACCACTTTCTGTGGCAAACAGCCATTCTGAAGACATTCTTTCAGGTCCGACCTATTGGCAATACTCCCCATCCGGGCATCCGAATACAACTTGTCGTATCAGTGCGCAGGAATCAGCCCTCAGTGGCTCGAAAGCAACGTTTAACGTCGACTTCATTGCCCCCACCGAATCAGACCAGAAGCATCCCCTATGCCGAAGGCCTGGCATTCTGGTTGTTGCCCGATCGAACGAGGCAGGTCTTGCTGAAGTTCCACCAGAGAACATTGCTGCACTGTACTGCGAATCCAGTGCTACAATTCAAACCTTCCTTGCCACCTTCGACCTTCGCGGATATGTCGAGATCTATGATACTATGAACGGAACCGCCATCACGGAGGGTCCCATGCTAGCCAACGTCACTGCAAGCCTGGCTAATTACAATAGAGCATTTGCGAACCCACTTCAGGCTAATATCACTCAATACCCCGCGAAAGACCGTCACAAAATACTGCAGAACTGGTTCGGACTCTTGGCAGCCCATGTATACAAGCAGAAGAACACGAGCGATTCAACTACAATCGATATTGACCTTTTGATCGAGGCGGCAACCCTAGTCTATCAGACAGTGTTTGCGACTGATCTCACGCTCCATCGTGACTTTCACTTCAATCGCCTCTCTACACCCGTGTCGGTTCCCGATGCTACTATCTTCGATACCTTCATGTCCTTTATTCCGGTTCGGCCGGCTTTCATCGTGGTCTTCCTGATTATAGCCTTCGACACATTCGTCCTAATGTACGTGTTCAttacaagaaagagaaggttTGACTTCCCCCGGAGCCCCCGATCAATTGGGTCAATGCTCCCCTGGATCGCTAAGAGTAAGATGCTGGACGATTTCAGAGATACTTCTTCGTGGAGCGCATCTGAACGGGCGGCACATCTGATGAAGTTAAATAAGAGATACGCTCTGATCAGGACGGATCTGGGCGATGGGAAGGGGACGTACGCACTGGATGAGGAGCCTAGTGTTGTAGGAGAGTGTGATGTTCGTGATATACCCGCCAAGGACCCTGTTGTTCAGAGTACGCCTGTACATAGTGATAGATCATAA
- a CDS encoding anion exchange family protein, with protein sequence MDDPSTLQDPERLSRHATRRSAATSATKSRWWRIHFFRGMIHDIKRRAPFFISDWTDAWDYRVVPATVYMFFANILPALAFSLDMFEKTHQNYGVNEVLLASVLGAVVFSLFAAQPLVIVGVTGPITVFNYTVYDIIAPRGTNYLGFMAWIGIWSLIMHWIIAITNMCNGLTYVTRFSCDIFGFYVAFVYLQKGIQVLTRQWGSDGETSAYLSIMVALLVLMSGWVCGEIGKSSLFHRWVRKFIEDYGTVLTIVFFTGFVHFGHMRDVSVSTLPISKSFFPTADRGWLVRFWDLSVGDIFLAVPFALLLTILFYFDHNVSSLIAQGSEFPLRKPAGFHWDMFLLGITTGVAGILGLPAPNGLIPQAPFHTASLCVTRQVADENEENKGKVVRVVDHVVEQRFSNLAQGIMTLGTMSGPLLIVIHLIPQGVLAGLFFVMGVQALEGNGITQKLIFLAQEHGLTASSHPLKRLERRWSIWLFVIIELIGFGATFAITQTIAAIGFPVIILLLIPVRAFLFPWVFTPVELSALDAPTASPFTMESVGGVHGYDEELPAAYDQPNMTDERGPTGGTDNSSSGRPEESSQALGESDLERGDFLELQDDSTATRRRKNDSSI encoded by the exons ATGGACGATCCAAGCACTTTACAAGACCCCGAGCGCTTGTCGCGACACGCCACTCGTCGGTCTGCCGCAACGTCGGCTACGAAATCAAGATGGTGGCGTATACATTTCTTCCGCGGCATGATCCACGACATCAAGAGGAGAGCTCCGTTCTTCATAAGCGATTGGACCGATGCATGGGACTATCGAGTGGTTCCGGCGACGGTTTATATGTTCTTCGCTAA CATCCTGCCGGCCCTGGCCTTCTCGCTGGATATGTTTGAGAAAACTCACCAGAACTATGGCGTGAACGAAGTCCTGCTTGCATCAGTGCTTGGAGCAGTTGTTTTCTCATTGTTCGCTGCACAGCCGCTTGTCATTGTCGGTGTCACCG GTCCGATCACGGTCTTCAATTACACGGTCTATGATATCATAGCACCGCGAGGCACCAATTACTTGGGCTTCATGGCATGGATAGGAAT ATGGTCACTGATTATGCACTggatcatcgccatcaccaaCATGTGCAATGGGTTGACATACGTCACCCGTTTCTCATGCGACATTTTCGGGTTCTATGTAGCCTTTGTCTATCTCCAGAAGGGGATCCAGGTTCTCACGCGACAATGGGGATCAGATGGAGAGACATCAGCATATCTCAGCATCATGGTCGCATTGCTGGTTCTCATGAGTGGCTGGGTCTGCGGTGAAATCGGCAAAAGCAGTCTCTTCCATCGTTGGGTTCGAAAGTTCATCGAAGATTACGGCACCGTACTGACCATTGTGTTCTTCACGGGTTTTGTTCACTTCGGACATATGCGTGATGTGAGCGTCTCGACTCTCCCGATCAGTAAATCCTTCTTTCCCACGGCGGACCGTGGTTGGCTGGTGCGCTTCTGGGATCTTAGTGTTGGTGATATCTTCCTCGCTGTGCCGTTCGCTTTGCTGTTGACCATACTGTTTTATTTTGACCACAATG TCTCCTCGCTCATCGCACAAGGAAGCGAATTCCCCTTACGGAAACCCGCCGGCTTCCACTGGGACATGTTCCTCCTAGGAATCACAACGGGAGTAGCAGGAATCCTAGGCCTCCCAGCCCCGAACGGCCTGATCCCCCAAGCACCCTTCCACACAGCCTCGCTCTGCGTAACCCGACAAGTAGCAGACGAGaacgaagaaaacaaaggcaAAGTGGTCCGAGTCGTAGATCACGTCGTCGAACAGCGCTTCAGCAACCTAGCTCAGGGAATAATGACGCTAGGCACCATGTCCGGGCCACTACTGATCGTCATCCATCTGATCCCCCAGGGCGTCTTAGCCGgactcttcttcgtcatggGTGTCCAAGCACTTGAAGGAAATGGTATTACCCAGAAGCTGATTTTCCTGGCCCAAGAACACGGGTTGACTGCTTCATCGCATCCTCTGAAGCGTTTGGAACGACGCTGGTCCATTTGGTTGTTTGTCATTATTGAGCTGATTGGGTTTGGTGCCACCTTTGCTATCACCCAGACTATTGCTGCTATTGGTTTTCCGGTTATTATCTTGTTGCTTATTCCTGTTCGGGcgtttttgtttccttgggTTTTCACCCCGGTGGAACTGAGTGCCCTGGACGCTCCGACGGCTAGTCCCTTTACTATGGAAAGTGTCGGAGGTGTGCATGGCTACGACGAGGAATTGCCTGCTGCGTACGATCAGCCAAACATGACGGATGAGAGAGGTCCCACCGGAGGCACTGACAACAGTAGTAGTGGGAGACCAGAGGAGTCATCCCAGGCGCTGGGCGAAAGCGACCTCGAACGAGGCGACTTTCTTGAGCTACAAGACGATTCCACCGCTACTCGAAGACGAAAGAACGATTCCTCTATTTAG
- a CDS encoding xylitol dehydrogenase, with the protein MINKQNNPSLVLKAVQQLEFEDRPVPDLLEPYDVSVRIEYTGICGSDVHYWQRGRIGQFILEKPMVLGHESAGVVEKVGSKVKSLAVGDHVALEPGVPCRRCTFCKAGNYNLCSEMAFAATPPFDGTLAKYYVLPEDFCYKLPTNVSLQEGAVVEPLSVAVHLVRQAALQPGQSVVVFGAGPVGLLCCAVARAFGASKVIVVDVQPKRLEFARAYAATAHFLPGVETSPADNAVRLREENELEMGADVVIEASGAEPSVYTGIHILRPGGTYVQGGMGKEEVKFPITAACTKELNIRGSFRYSSGDYKLAIELIAAGKINVKALITQVFKFGDAPRAFEEVKSGKGIKTLIAGPGV; encoded by the exons ATGATCAACAAACAGAAT AACCCATCATTGGTGCTCAAAGCTGTCCAACAGCTCGAGTTCGAGGACCGCCCGGTACCAGACTTGTTGGAGCCCTACGATGTTTCCGTGCGGATTGAATATACAGGGATATGCGGCAGCGAT GTCCACTACTGGCAGCGCGGCCGAATTGGCCAATTCATCCTCGAAAAGCCGATGGTGCTAGGCCACGAGTCAGCCGGAGTAGTAGAGAAGGTCGGCTCCAAAGTGAAATCACTAGCAGTGGGCGATCATGTTGCCCTAGAACCCGGAGTGCCCTGTCGGCGATGCACGTTTTGCAAAGCGGGGAACTACAACCTGTGCAGCGAGATGGCATTTGCTGCTACTCCCCCCTTTGATGGCACCTTGGCCAAGTATTATGTTTTGCCAGAGGACTTTTGCTACAAGCTCCCTACGAATGTTAGCTTGCAAGAAGGCGCCGTTGTGGAACCCCTTAGTGTTGCAGTGCATCTCGTTCGACAGGCCGCGCTGCAGCCAGGGCAGTCGGTAGTGGTATTTGGTGCAGGACCCGTTGGCCTTTTGTGCTGTGCGGTGGCTCGAGCTTTTGGGGCTTCCAAGGTAATTGTCGTTGATGTGCAGCCTAAGCGATTGGAATTTGCCCGTGCCTATGCGGCAACTGCTCATTTTCTCCCGGGCGTGGAGACCTCTCCGGCGGATAACGCTGTTcggcttcgagaagagaaCGAACTCGAAATGGGCGCGGATGTTGTCATCGAGGCCTCCGGTGCAGAGCCATCGGTCTACACAGGTATCCATATCTTGAGACCTGGTGGAACGTATGTTCAAGGAGGAAtgggaaaggaggaagttAAGTTTCCAATCACGGCGGCATGCACGAAGGAGCTCAATATTCGGGGAAGTTTTCGATATTCGAGTGGCGATTATAAGCTCGCTATTGAGCTAATCGCGGCTGGGAAAATCAACGTTAAGGCCCTGATCACACAAGTTTTCAAGTTTGGGGATGCACCGCGGGCGTTTGAGGAGGTGAAGTCAGGGAAAGGGATTAAGACACTCATTGCAGGCCCAGGAGTCTGA
- a CDS encoding FAD/FMN-containing dehydrogenase (FAD binding domain protein), whose translation MKGSWMLAAATAALTSTAFADDSNCYCLPGDSCWPSTSSWESLNSTVGGRLVATVPIGSPCHDPNYDAAACAALKSNWTTPLPHLESSSSIMQTYFANQSCDPFTAESRPCLLGNFVSYAVNVSSSDDVIAAINFAKDNNIRFVIKNTGHDYMGRSTGAGALSVWTHHLNDIEYKDWSDSYYQGPAFKVSAGVMGYQILNAAHAKGLAVVTGECPTVGLAGGYIQGGGHSALSTKFGLGADNTLAFEVVTADGQLVTASRSQNSDLYWALSGGGAGNYGVVMSVTVKAHPDAKISGAGLQFAATANTTEAFWKAVAKFHTLLPNMTDQGVTVIYQMVSGVFAINPLTAYNKTTDDVKAILAPFTTALTDLGIAYKVSYTEYDSYYDHYNKYMGPLPYGNLAVATYQYGGRLIPRNVLENNPTGMASVLRNLTSHGVIAVGVGMNVSQPGNVSNAIFPALRNAAVTMQIGTNWNETAPWSQMVADQYKITNEYVPQLEAVTPGSGCYQNEGNFRQPNWKETFFGRNYSPLLSVKSKWDPNNFFYVLKGVGSDAWTVSESGRMCRS comes from the exons ATGAAGGGCTCCTGGATGTTGGCCGCTGCCACGGCGGCTCTCACTTCCACAGCGTTTGCTGATGATTCGAACTGCTACTGTCTCCCTGGAGATAGCTGCTGGCCCTCCACGTCATCCTGGGAATCGCTCAACTCCACGGTCGGTGGTCGTTTGGTCGCAACCGTGCCCATTGGAAGCCCCTGCCATGATCCCAATTACGATGCCGCTGCTTGTGCGGCGTTGAAGTCCAACTGGACTACCCCACTGCCTCA TCTCGAGTCGTCGTCCTCGATCATGCAGACCTACTTTGCCAACCAGAGTTGCGACCCCTTCACCGCGGAGTCGCGGCCGTGTCTGTTGGGCAACTTTGTCAGCTACGCAGTCAACGTCTCGTCCAGCGACGATGTCATTGCTGCGATTAACTTTGCCAAGGACAACAACATTCGTTTCGTTATTAAGAACACTGGTCATGA CTATATGGGCCGTTCGACCGGCGCTGGCGCTCTCTCCGTGTGGACGCACCATTTGAATGATATTGAATACAAGGATTGGTCGGATTCATACTACCAAGGTCCCGCATTCAAGGTTTCCGCCGGTGTCATGGGATACCAGATCCTCAACGCTGCCCATGCAAAGGGACTCGCCGTTGTGACTGGTGAGTGCCCGACTGTCGGCCTCGCTGGTGGTTATATTCAGGGCGGCGGTCACTCTGCCCTGAGCACCAAGTTCGGCCTGGGAGCAGACAACACCTTGGCCTTCGAGGTTGTCACCGCCGACGGCCAGCTGGTCACTGCCTCTCGCTCCCAGAACTCCGATCTTTACTGGGCTCTgagcggtggtggtgctggtaACTACGGTGTGGTCATGTCTGTCACCGTCAAGGCTCACCCAGACGCCAAGATCTCCGGCGCTGGCCTCCAGTTCGCGGCCACTGCCAACACCACCGAGGCCTTCTGGAAAGCCGTCGCGAAGTTCCACACCCTTCTGCCCAACATGACCGATCAGGGCGTGACCGTTATCTACCAGATGGTTTCGGGCGTCTTTGCCATCAACCCCCTGACCGCGTACAACAAGACCACCGACGACGTCAAGGCCATCCTGGCCCCCTTCACCACGGCCCTCACGGACCTCGGCATCGCCTATAAGGTCTCCTACACCGAGTACGACTCTTACTACGACCACTACAACAAGTACATGGGCCCCCTGCCCTACGGCAACCTCGCAGTCGCCACCTACCAATACGGCGGCCGTCTGATCCCCCGTAACGTCCTCGAGAACAACCCAACGGGCATGGCCTCCGTGCTCCGCAACCTAACCAGCCACGGCGTCATCGCCGTCGGAGTCGGCATGAACGTCTCCCAGCCCGGCAACGTCTCCAACGCCATCTTCCCAGCCCTGCGCAACGCCGCAGTGACCATGCAAATCGGCACAAACTGGAACGAAACCGCCCCCTGGTCCCAGATGGTCGCCGATCAATACAAGATCACGAACGAATACGTGCCTCAGCTCGAGGCCGTCACCCCGGGGAGCGGCTGCTACCAAAACGAGGGCAACTTCCGCCAGCCTAACTGGAAGGAGACTTTCTTCGGCAGAAACTACTCGCCCTTGCTCTCGGTCAAGTCGAAGTGGGATCCTAATAACTTCTTCTACGTCCTTAAGGGTGTAGGCAGTGATGCCTGGACGGTTTCCGAGTCGGGCCGTATGTGTCGGTCTTAG
- a CDS encoding putative xylulose kinase, with protein sequence MQLQHSYYIGVDVGTGSARACVIDHTGEIVGLASEDIALWHYGQVYYEQSTTDIWRCISLAVRRALAENKIDPSHVRGIGFDATCSLAAFSTDTDEPVSVTGPEFNNDRNVILWLDHRAGSETDKINATGHKVLSYVGGKMSIEMEIPKILWLKNNMPTETFAKYKFYDLADALTHIATGSETRSLCSLVCKQGYLPNDPECSVPGGWAEDFFETIGLGEFKENAFSTIGGKHGLNGQHLHAGELAGYLSEKAAKELGLPVGIPIGSGVIDAYAGWIGTVGAKVDLPSNPSDKRQELFTRLAAVAGTSTCHLVMSPNPVFVPGVWGPYRDVLLPDCWMAEGGQSATGQLLKHVIETHPAYNQAKDLADVQKTNIFTFLNEHLREMADKNNAPCVAYLARHFFYYGDLWGNRSPMADPKMTGSIVGLTSDTSINSLAILYYSTLEFIALQTRQIIKSMNRSGHHITSIFMSGSQCQNDILVNLIASACDMTVVVPFYVNAAVCHGAAMLGAKAATADAKGNTADLQEIMEKMSKPGKCFFPTEDQREKSLLQAKYHVFLDQCQKQREYRALVDQTLAK encoded by the exons ATGCAACTTCAACACAGCTACTACATCGGCGTTGACGTAGGCACGGGAAGTGCACGCGCTTGTGTCATTGACCATACCGGCGAGATAGTCGGATTAGCCTCCGAAGATATTGCTCTTTGGCATTATGGACAGGTGTACTAT GAACAATCTACCACAGATATATGGCGCTGCATCAGCTTAGCAGTACGTCGCGCACTCGCCGAGAACAAGATCGACCCATCGCACGTCCGTGGCATTGGCTTTGACGCGACTTGCTCTCTCGCTGCCTTCTCCACCGATACCGATGAGCCAGTCTCCGTTACTGGGCCTGAATTCAACAATGACCGGAACGTGATCCTGTGGCTGGATCACAGAGCAGGAAGTGAAACAGATAAGATTAATGCCACTGGACACAAGGTGCTGAGTTATGTGGGAGGGAAAATGTCGATTGAGATGGAGATCCCCAAGATCCTGTGGCTGAAAAATAATATGCCCACTGAGACATTCGCAAAGTACAAGTTCTATGACTTGGCGGATGCTCTCACTCATATTGCGACCGGTAGTGAGACGAGGAGCTTATGCAGTCTCGTTTGCAAGCAGGGATATCTGCCGAATGATCCTGAGTGTAGCGTGCCTGGTGGATGGGCCGAGGACTTCTTCGAGACCATTGGACTTGGTGAATTCAAGGAGAATGCTTTCTCCACAATAGGGGGAAAACATGGGCTG AATGGTCAACATCTCCATGCAGGAGAGCTCGCCGGCTATCTATCCGAGAAAGCAGCCAAGGAGCTAGGTTTACCAGTGGGTATTCCCATTGGTAGTGGTGTTATCGACGCCTATGCCGGCTGGATAGGCACGGTCGGAGCCAAGGTTGATCTCCCCAGCAACCCCAGCGACAAGAGACAAGAACTCTTCACTAGACTCGCAGCGGTAGCAGGAACCTCCACATGTCACCTCGTTATGTCGCCGAATCCCGTTTTCGTTCCTGGTGTTTGGGGACCGTATCGAGATGTCTTACTTCCCGATTGCTGGATGGCCGAAGGAGGGCAATCTGCAACGGGCCAGCTACTCAAGCATGTTATTGAAACTCACCCGGCGTATAATCAGGCGAAGGACCTGGCAGACGTGCAGAAAACCAACATTTTCACATTTCTAAACGAGCATCTACGGGAGATGGCTGATAAAAACAACGCCCCCTGTGTTGCATACCTTGCACGCCATTTCTTCTACTACGGGGACCTTTGGGGTAATCGATCCCCCATGGCTGATCCGAAGATGACGGGTTCAATCGTCGGTTTGACAAGCGATACATCAATCAACAGCCTCGCCATCCTCTACTACAGTACCTTGGAATTCATCGCGTTGCAGACCCGACAAATCATTAAGAGCATGAATCGGTCCGGTCATCACATTACCTCCATCTTCATGTCGGGGTCTCAATGCCAAAATGACATTCTAGTCAACTTGATTGCCTCTGCTTGTGACATGACTGTTGTGGTTCCGTTCTATGTGAATGCGGCCGTGTGTCACGGAGCCGCAATGCTGGGTGCTAAGGCTGCTACCGCGGATGCGAAAGGAAACACAGCTGATCTCCAGGAGATtatggagaagatgagcAAGCCTGGGAAATGTTTCTTCCCGACTGAGGatcagagagaaaagagttTATTGCAGGCAAAATACCATGTCTTTCTCGACCAATGtcaaaaacaaagagagTATCGGGCGTTGGTTGACCAGACGCTGGCAAAGTGA